In a genomic window of Canis lupus dingo isolate Sandy chromosome 35, ASM325472v2, whole genome shotgun sequence:
- the PAK1IP1 gene encoding p21-activated protein kinase-interacting protein 1 isoform X2, protein MELVAGCYEQVLFGFAIRREPDAGGEHREQKWTAVADFTHHAHTASLSAVAVNSRFVVTGSKDETIHIYDMKKKIDHGALVHHNGTITCLKFYGNRHLISGAEDGLICVWDAKKWECLKSIKAHKGHVTFLSIHPSGKLALSVGTDKTLRTWNLVEGRSAFIKNIKQNAHIVEWSPRGERYIVVILNKINVYQLDTASVSGTITNEKRISSVTFLSESVLAVAGDEEVVRFFDCDSLTCVCEFKAHENRVKDILSFEDPEHHIIVTASSDGFIKMWKLKQDKKVPPSLLCEVKTNARLTCLGVWLDRVTDTQESLPSAAEPSAVSKEQSKINKREAGDVVQEEERQSKSNAKKCGLTGDSNKPTKGNTVVSTKKRKMVEMLEKKKRKKKKT, encoded by the exons CAAAAATGGACTGCTGTGGCTGACTTCACTCACCATGCCCACACTGCCTCCTTGTCAGCGGTGGCTGTAAATAGTCGTTTTGTGGTCACTGGGAGCAAAGATGAAACAATTCACATATATGACATGAAAAAGAAGATAGACCATGGGGCTTTAGTGCATCACAATG GCACAATAACTTGCCTGAAATTCTACGGCAACAGGCACTTAATCAGTGGGGCAGAAGATGGACTCATTTGTGTGTGGGATGCAAAGAAGTGGGAGTGCCTGAAGTCGATTAAAGCTCACAA AGGACACGTGACCTTCCTTTCTATTCATCCGTCTGGCAAGTTGGCCCTCTCTGTGGGTACAGATAAGACGTTAAG AACATGGAATCTTGTGGAAGGAAGATCAGcattcataaaaaatataaaacaga ATGCTCACATAGTTGAATGGTCCCCAAGAGGAGAGAGATACATAGTTGTCatcctgaataaaataaatgtctatcaGCTAGACACTGCGTCTGTTAGTGGCACCAtcacaaatgaaaagagaatatcTTCTGTTACATTTCTTTCA GAGTCTGTCCTTGCAGTGGCTGGAGATGAAGAAGTTGTAAGGTTTTTTGACTGTGATTCACTAACGTGTGTCTGTGAATTTAAAGCTCATGAAAACAG GGTAAAAGACATACTCAGTTTTGAAGATCCAGAGCATCACATTATTGTTACAGCATCCAGTGATGGTTTCATCAAAATGTGGAAGCTTAAGCAGGATAAG aaAGTTCCCCCATCTTTACTCTGTGAAGTAAAAACTAATGCCAGGCTGACATGTCTTGGAGTATGGCTAGACAGAGTGACAGACACACAAGAAAGCCTCCCTTCAGCTGCAGAGCCTTCTGCTG TAAGTAAAGAGCAgtccaaaatcaacaaaagggaAGCTGGCGATGTAGtacaggaagaagaaaggcagTCCAAATCTAATGCAAAGAAATGTGGTTTAACTGGTGACAGTAATAAGCCAACAAAAGGAAATACCGTGGTGTcaacaaagaagaggaaaatggtagaaatgttggaaaaaaagaagagaaaaaagaagaaaacataa
- the PAK1IP1 gene encoding p21-activated protein kinase-interacting protein 1 isoform X1 has product MELVAGCYEQVLFGFAIRREPDAGGEHREQKWTAVADFTHHAHTASLSAVAVNSRFVVTGSKDETIHIYDMKKKIDHGALVHHNGTKNGGLTRVPGKGQWKGRTENRSPGTITCLKFYGNRHLISGAEDGLICVWDAKKWECLKSIKAHKGHVTFLSIHPSGKLALSVGTDKTLRTWNLVEGRSAFIKNIKQNAHIVEWSPRGERYIVVILNKINVYQLDTASVSGTITNEKRISSVTFLSESVLAVAGDEEVVRFFDCDSLTCVCEFKAHENRVKDILSFEDPEHHIIVTASSDGFIKMWKLKQDKKVPPSLLCEVKTNARLTCLGVWLDRVTDTQESLPSAAEPSAVSKEQSKINKREAGDVVQEEERQSKSNAKKCGLTGDSNKPTKGNTVVSTKKRKMVEMLEKKKRKKKKT; this is encoded by the exons CAAAAATGGACTGCTGTGGCTGACTTCACTCACCATGCCCACACTGCCTCCTTGTCAGCGGTGGCTGTAAATAGTCGTTTTGTGGTCACTGGGAGCAAAGATGAAACAATTCACATATATGACATGAAAAAGAAGATAGACCATGGGGCTTTAGTGCATCACAATG GGACAAAGAATGGAGGCTTAACACGTGTTCCAGGAAAGGGGCAATGGAAAGGAAGAACTGAAAATCGTAGCCCCG GCACAATAACTTGCCTGAAATTCTACGGCAACAGGCACTTAATCAGTGGGGCAGAAGATGGACTCATTTGTGTGTGGGATGCAAAGAAGTGGGAGTGCCTGAAGTCGATTAAAGCTCACAA AGGACACGTGACCTTCCTTTCTATTCATCCGTCTGGCAAGTTGGCCCTCTCTGTGGGTACAGATAAGACGTTAAG AACATGGAATCTTGTGGAAGGAAGATCAGcattcataaaaaatataaaacaga ATGCTCACATAGTTGAATGGTCCCCAAGAGGAGAGAGATACATAGTTGTCatcctgaataaaataaatgtctatcaGCTAGACACTGCGTCTGTTAGTGGCACCAtcacaaatgaaaagagaatatcTTCTGTTACATTTCTTTCA GAGTCTGTCCTTGCAGTGGCTGGAGATGAAGAAGTTGTAAGGTTTTTTGACTGTGATTCACTAACGTGTGTCTGTGAATTTAAAGCTCATGAAAACAG GGTAAAAGACATACTCAGTTTTGAAGATCCAGAGCATCACATTATTGTTACAGCATCCAGTGATGGTTTCATCAAAATGTGGAAGCTTAAGCAGGATAAG aaAGTTCCCCCATCTTTACTCTGTGAAGTAAAAACTAATGCCAGGCTGACATGTCTTGGAGTATGGCTAGACAGAGTGACAGACACACAAGAAAGCCTCCCTTCAGCTGCAGAGCCTTCTGCTG TAAGTAAAGAGCAgtccaaaatcaacaaaagggaAGCTGGCGATGTAGtacaggaagaagaaaggcagTCCAAATCTAATGCAAAGAAATGTGGTTTAACTGGTGACAGTAATAAGCCAACAAAAGGAAATACCGTGGTGTcaacaaagaagaggaaaatggtagaaatgttggaaaaaaagaagagaaaaaagaagaaaacataa